In Rhododendron vialii isolate Sample 1 chromosome 9a, ASM3025357v1, the following are encoded in one genomic region:
- the LOC131300152 gene encoding 7-deoxyloganetic acid glucosyl transferase-like, whose protein sequence is MDDQETELPPPRVLIFPYPAQGHVNPMLKLAELLCHAGLHVTFLVTHFTHRRLLCNSTALISRLTRYSGFRFEAIPDGLPEDDLRSGDRVMEQFRSFRVTAKPLLRELLGSDGGKDSGSGRKRASCIIADGTLSFAIDVGEEVGIPVIIFWTNSACAFWAFFCGPKLIEAGEIPFQGNNMDVAIKCVPGMDGFLRRRDLPSIYRVRDVANQDLQILLSETLQTTRARALILNTFEDLEGSVLAQIRSHCPQVYTVGPLHAHLKVRLASPSSSNSFWEEDTSCMAWLDAQSPKSVIYVSFGSIIMMAKDQLMEFLHGLVCSEKRFLLVIRPDSMMMGKDWVSHLSTEILEGTRERGCIIGWAPQEEVLGHKSIGGFITHSGWNSILESIVVGVPMICWPYFGDQHVNSRFVGEVWKLGLDMKDTCDRGIIETMIRDLMDVRREEFQHSSDQMAKLTKKVVAEGGSSYCNLDCLIKDIRSMGVD, encoded by the exons ATGGATGATCAAGAAACAGAGCTCCCTCCTCCCCGCGTGCTCATCTTCCCTTACCCGGCACAGGGCCACGTCAACCCCATGCTCAAGTTAGCCGAGCTCCTCTGCCACGCCGGCCTCCACGTCACCTTCCTAGTCACCCACTTCACTCACCGCCGTCTCCTCTGCAACAGCACCGCCCTGATCTCGCGGTTAACCCGCTACTCCGGGTTCCGATTCGAAGCCATTCCGGACGGGTTGCCCGAAGACGACCTGCGTTCGGGTGATAGAGTCATGGAGCAGTTCCGTTCGTTCAGAGTTACGGCAAAACCACTTCTCAGAGAACTGCTGGGATCCGATGGAGGAAAGGATTCGGGCTCAGGTCGAAAGCGGGCATCTTGCATCATAGCCGATGGGACATTGAGTTTCGCCATTGACGTCGGTGAAGAGGTTGGGATCCCGGTCATCATTTTCTGGACCAACAGCGCTTGTGCCTTTTGGGCCTTCTTTTGTGGCCCCAAACTCATTGAAGCCGGTGAAATTCCCTTTCAAG GGAACAATATGGATGTAGCTATAAAATGCGTACCCGGTATGGATGGTTTTCTTCGACGGCGTGACCTCCCTAGTATATATCGCGTTAGAGACGTAGCTAATCAGGACTTGCAAATACTTTTGAGTGAAACCCTACAAACTACTCGAGCACGAGCTTTGATACTCAACACGTTTGAAGATTTAGAAGGATCCGTACTTGCTCAGATACGTTCTCATTGTCCACAAGTTTATACCGTGGGGCCACTCCACGCACACCTCAAGGTAAGACTTGCTTCGCCGAGTTCTTCAAATAGTTTCTGGGAAGAAGATACGAGTTGTATGGCATGGCTCGATGCACAATCACCAAAATCTGTAATCTACGTAAGTTTCGGAAGCATTATAATGATGGCAAAGGACCAGCTAATGGAATTTTTGCATGGTCTGGTATGTAGTGAGAAACGATTCTTGTTGGTCATTCGACCAGATTCTATGATGATGGGGAAAGATTGGGTAAGTCATTTATCGACCGAGATATTAGAAGGAACAAGGGAAAGAGGATGCATAATTGGATGGGCTCCACAAGAAGAGGTCTTAGGTCACAAATCTATTGGCGGATTCATAACTCATAGTGGGTGGAATTCGATACTGGAGAGCATCGTAGTCGGAGTACCAATGATTTGTTGGCCATATTTTGGTGACCAACACGTTAATAGTAGGTTTGTGGGAGAGGTTTGGAAACTTGGATTGGATATGAAAGATACTTGTGATCGGGGCATAATAGAGACAATGATCAGAGATCTCATGGATGTAAGGAGAGAAGAATTTCAACACTCGTCTGATCAGATGGCCAAATTGACTAAAAAAGTTGTTGCCGAAGGTGGGTCATCGTACTGTAATTTGGATTGTCTGATTAAAGATATAAGGTCGATGGGTGTCGATTAA
- the LOC131300154 gene encoding 7-deoxyloganetic acid glucosyl transferase-like codes for MDDQETELPPHVLIFPYPAQGHVSPMLKLAELLCHAGLHVTFLVTHFNHRRLLRHGTVHSQLARYPGFRFETIPDGLPEDDPRTGDTVTELFRSFRLTAKPLLGELLGSDRSRDSELGRKRVSCIIADGVLSFAIDVAEEIGIPIIIFRTTGACAFWAYSCGPKLIEAGEIPFQGNDMDVPIKCVSGMESFLRRRDLPSFYRGRDMADHDHLQILLRNTLQTTRARAMILNTFEDLEGPILAQARSLYPQIYAIGPLHAHLKVRLASPITSNSLWEEDMSCMTWLNAQSQNSVIYVSFGSITIMTKDQIMEFWHGLVNSGKRFLWVIRPDSVMGKDWENYLPTGILEGTKERGCIVGWAPQEEVLGHKSIGAFLTHCGWNSTLEGIVAGVPMICWPYFGDQHINSRFVGEVWKLGLDMKDTCDRVTIEKMIRDLMDLRRQEFKQLSDRMGKLAKNVVTEGGSSYGNLDCLVRDIRLMGVD; via the exons CCACCGCCGTCTCCTCCGTCACGGCACCGTCCACTCGCAGCTAGCCCGCTACCCCGGGTTCCGATTCGAAACTATTCCGGACGGGTTACCCGAAGACGACCCGCGTACGGGTGATACGGTCACAGAGCTGTTCCGTTCGTTCAGGTTGACGGCGAAACCACTTCTCGGAGAATTGCTGGGGTCCGACAGGTCAAGAGATTCGGAGTTGGGGCGGAAGCGGGTATCTTGTATCATAGCCGATGGGGTACTGAGTTTTGCCATTGACGTTGCTGAAGAGATTGGGATCCCAATCATTATTTTCCGGACTACCGGCGCCTGTGCCTTTTGGGCCTATAGTTGTGGCCCTAAACTCATTGAAGCCGGTGAAATTCCCTTCCAAG GAAACGATATGGATGTACCTATAAAATGCGTTTCCGGTATGGAAAGTTTTCTCCGACGGCGTGATCTCCCAAGTTTCTATCGCGGCAGagacatggctgatcatgatcACTTGCAAATACTTTTGAGAAACACCCTGCAAACTACTCGAGCGCGAGCGATGATACTCAACACATTTGAAGACTTGGAAGGACCCATTCTTGCTCAAGCACGTTCTCTATATCCACAAATTTATGCCATCGGGCCACTCCATGCGCACCTCAAGGTTAGACTTGCTTCACCGATTACTTCAAATAGTTTGTGGGAAGAAGATATGAGTTGTATGACATGGCTCAATGCACAATCGCAAAATTCTGTGATCTACGTAAGTTTCGGCAGTATTACGATAATGACAAAGGACCAGATAATGGAATTTTGGCATGGTCTGGTAAATAGTGGGAAACGATTCTTGTGGGTCATTCGACCAGATTCTGTGATGGGCAAAGATTGGGAAAACTATTTACCGACAGGGATATTGGAGGGTACAAAGGAAAGAGGATGCATAGTTGGATGGGCTCCACAAGAAGAGGTCCTAGGTCACAAATCTATTGGTGCATTCCTAACTCATTGTGGGTGGAACTCAACGCTGGAGGGCATTGTCGCCGGAGTACCAATGATTTGTTGGCCATACTTTGGTGACCAACATATTAATAGTAGGTTTGTGGGAGAGGTGTGGAAGCTTGGATTAGATATGAAAGATACTTGTGATCGAGTCACAATAGAGAAGATGATCAGAGATCTCATGGATTTGAGGCGACAAGAATTTAAACAATTGTCTGATCGAATGGGCAAATTAGCTAAAAATGTTGTTACTGAAGGTGGGTCATCATACGGTAATTTGGATTGTCTGGTTAGAGATATAAGATTGATGGGGGTAGATTAA
- the LOC131300148 gene encoding 7-deoxyloganetic acid glucosyl transferase-like: protein MGDQETELPPHVLIFPYPAQGHVNSMLKLAELLCHAGIHVTFLLTDHIHGRLLRHSNAPSQLTRYSGFRFETIPDGLPEDDPRDKIMELFRSFTATAKPLLGELLRSDREKDSDSGRKRVSCIIADGIMSFAIDVAEEIGIPVIVFRTTAACNFWAYFCGPKLIEAGEIPFQGNNMDEPIKGITGVDGFLRRRDLPSFYRARDKDDHDHLQILLRETLQTTRVRAMIFNTFEELEGSILAQARSQCPQIYTLGPLHAHLKERLASPITSNSLWEENMSCMTWLDTQPLKSVIYISFGSITMTTKDQLMEFWHGLVNSGKRFLWVIRPNSVMGKDWENHLSAEILEATKKRGFIVGWAPQEEVLCHKSTGGFLTHSGWNSTLESIVAGVPMICWPCFGDQHINSRFVGEVWKLGLDMKDTCDRVTIEKVIRDLMDVRRQEFKQASDRMAKLAKNAVTEGGSSYGNLDCLVRDIRLMGVVSAVEMQHHA, encoded by the exons ATGGGTGATCAAGAAACAGAGCTCCCTCCCCACGTGCTCATCTTCCCCTACCCAGCACAGGGCCATGTCAACTCCATGCTCAAGCTGGCCGAGCTTCTCTGCCACGCCGGCATCCACGTCACCTTCCTCCTCACCGATCACATCCACGGCCGCCTCCTCCGTCACAGCAATGCCCCATCCCAGTTGACCCGCTACTCCGGGTTCCGTTTCGAAACCATTCCGGACGGGTTGCCCGAAGACGACCCGCGTGATAAAATCATGGAGCTGTTCCGATCGTTTACAGCGACGGCAAAACCACTTCTCGGAGAATTGCTGAGGTCCGATCGGGAAAAGGATTCGGACTCGGGCCGGAAGCGGGTGTCTTGTATTATAGCCGACGGGATAATGAGTTTTGCCATTGACGTTGCTGAAGAGATTGGGATCCCAGTCATTGTTTTCAGGACGACCGCAGCCTGTAACTTTTGGGCCTACTTTTGTGGCCCCAAGCTCATTGAAGCCGGTGAAATTCCCTTTCAAG GAAACAATATGGATGAACCTATAAAAGGCATTACCGGTGTGGATGGTTTTCTTCGACGGCGAGACCTCCCAAGTTTCTATCGTGCTAGAGATAAAGATGATCATGATCACTTGCAAATACTTTTGAGAGAAACCCTGCAAACTACTCGAGTACGAGCTATGATATTCAACACGTTTGAAGAGTTAGAAGGATCCATTCTTGCTCAGGCTCGTTCCCAATGTCCACAAATTTATACCTTAGGGCCACTCCACGCACACCTCAAGGAAAGACTTGCTTCACCGATTACTTCAAATAGTTTGTGGGAAGAAAATATGAGTTGTATGACATGGCTCGATACACAACCGCTAAAATCTGTGATCTACATAAGTTTTGGAAGTATTACAATGACGACAAAGGACCAACTAATGGAATTTTGGCATGGTCTTGTAAATAGTGGGAAACGATTCTTGTGGGTTATTCGACCAAATTCTGTGATGGGCAAAGATTGGGAAAATCATTTATCGGCGGAGATATTGGAGGCCACGAAAAAGAGAGGATTCATAGTTGGATGGGCTCCACAAGAAGAGGTCCTATGTCACAAATCTACTGGCGGGTTCCTAACTCATAGTGGGTGGAACTCAACACTGGAGAGCATTGTCGCCGGAGTACCAATGATATGTTGGCCATGCTTTGGTGACCAACATATTAATAGTAGGTTTGTGGGAGAGGTATGGAAGCTTGGATTGGATATGAAAGATACTTGTGATCGAGTCACAATAGAGAAGGTGATCAGAGATCTCATGGATGTGAGGCGACAAGAATTTAAACAAGCGTCCGACCGAATGGCCAAATTAGCTAAAAATGCTGTTACTGAAGGTGGGTCATCGTACGGTAATTTGGATTGTCTAGTTAGAGATATAAGATTGATGGGTGTAGTTTCAGCCGTAGAGATGCAGCATCATGCATGA
- the LOC131300151 gene encoding 7-deoxyloganetic acid glucosyl transferase-like yields the protein MDDQETELPPPRVLIFPYPAQGHVNPMLKLAELLCHAGLHVTFLVTHFTHCRLLCNSTALISRLTRYSGFRFEAIPDGLPEDDLRSGDRVMEQFRSFRVTAKPLLRELLGSDGGKDWGSGRKRASCIIADGILSFAIDVGEEVGIPVIIFRTTSACAFWAFFCGPKLIEAGEIPFQGNNMDVTIKCVPGMDGFLRQRDLPSFYRARDAANQDLQILLSETLQTTRARALILNTFEDLEGSVLAQIRSHCPQVYTVGPLHAHLKVRLASPSSSNSFWEEDTSCMAWLDAQSPKSVVYVSFGSITMMAKDQLMEFLHGLVCSEKQFLLVIRPDSVVMGKDWVSHLSTEILEGTRERGCIIGWAPQEEVLGHKSIGGFITHSGWNSILESIVVGVPMICWPYFGDQQVNSRFVGEVWKLGLDMKDTCDRGIIETMIRDLMDVRREEFQHSSDQMAKLTKKAVAEGGSSYCNLDCLIKDIRSMGVD from the exons ATGGATGATCAAGAAACAGAGCTCCCTCCTCCCCGCGTGCTCATCTTCCCTTACCCGGCACAGGGCCACGTCAACCCCATGCTCAAGTTAGCCGAGCTCCTCTGCCACGCCGGCCTCCACGTCACCTTCCTAGTCACCCACTTCACTCACTGCCGTCTCCTCTGCAACAGCACCGCCCTGATCTCACGGTTAACCCGCTACTCCGGGTTCCGATTCGAAGCCATTCCGGACGGGTTGCCCGAAGACGACCTGCGTTCGGGTGATAGAGTCATGGAGCAGTTCCGTTCGTTCAGAGTTACGGCAAAACCACTTCTCAGAGAACTGCTGGGATCCGATGGAGGAAAGGATTGGGGCTCGGGTCGAAAGCGGGCATCTTGCATCATAGCCGATGGGATATTGAGTTTCGCCATTGACGTCGGTGAAGAGGTTGGGATCCCGGTCATCATTTTCCGGACCACCAGCGCTTGTGCCTTTTGGGCCTTCTTTTGTGGCCCCAAACTCATTGAAGCCGGTGAAATTCCCTTTCAAG GGAACAATATGGATGTAACTATAAAATGCGTACCCGGTATGGATGGTTTTCTTCGACAGCGTGACCTCCCAAGTTTCTATCGCGCTAGAGACGCAGCTAATCAGGACTTGCAAATACTTTTGAGTGAAACCCTACAAACTACTCGAGCACGAGCTCTGATACTCAACACGTTTGAAGATTTAGAAGGATCCGTACTTGCTCAGATACGTTCTCATTGTCCACAAGTTTATACCGTGGGGCCACTCCACGCACACCTCAAGGTAAGACTTGCTTCACCGAGTTCTTCAAATAGTTTCTGGGAAGAAGATACGAGTTGTATGGCATGGCTCGATGCACAATCACCAAAATCTGTAGTCTACGTAAGTTTCGGAAGCATTACAATGATGGCAAAGGACCAGCTAATGGAATTTTTGCATGGTCTGGTATGTAGTGAGAAACAATTCTTGTTGGTCATTCGACCAGATTCTGTGGTGATGGGGAAAGATTGGGTAAGTCATTTATCGACTGAGATATTAGAAGGAACAAGGGAAAGAGGATGCATAATTGGATGGGCTCCACAAGAAGAGGTCTTAGGTCACAAATCTATTGGTGGATTCATAACTCATAGTGGGTGGAATTCGATACTGGAGAGCATCGTAGTCGGAGTACCAATGATTTGTTGGCCATATTTTGGTGACCAACAAGTTAATAGTAGGTTTGTGGGAGAGGTATGGAAACTTGGATTGGATATGAAAGATACTTGTGATCGGGGCATAATAGAGACAATGATCAGAGATCTCATGGATGTAAGGAGAGAAGAATTTCAACACTCGTCTGATCAGATGGCCAAATTGACTAAAAAAGCTGTTGCCGAAGGTGGGTCATCGTACTGTAATTTGGATTGTCTGATTAAAGATATAAGGTCGATGGGTGTCGATTAA